One genomic window of Megachile rotundata isolate GNS110a chromosome 12, iyMegRotu1, whole genome shotgun sequence includes the following:
- the Tre1 gene encoding trapped in endoderm 1, whose amino-acid sequence MPLTASRYLNEAWVLGDTLCKIFPLFFYGNVAVSLLSMVAITINRYILISRSEMYAQLYTTQRIILMLIAIWTLSFSLLLPPLLGFWGTLGLEPTTFSCTILKKNGTSPKKFLFALGFIVPCVVISVSYLCIYWRVRKSRQNLKTHAGISRKKSVGFQRREDSRVTRLMLTIFLCFLLCFMPLMLANVIDDKMKIPILHVIASVLAWASSVINPFIYAGTNKLYREAYKQILCSVSGKTPKMSSKPTHSHSSKVSTPQGT is encoded by the exons ATGCCACTGACTGCAAGCAGATATTTAAACGAGGCGTGGGTGCTTGGTGATACTCTATGCAAAATATTTCCGCTGTTCTTCTATGGGAACGTGGCAGTATCTTTGCTTAGTATGGTGGCGATTACAATAAATcg gTACATATTAATATCACGATCAGAAATGTACGCGCAGCTGTATACAACGCAACGAATCATCCTGATGCTAATCGCCATATGGACGCTCAGTTTTTCTTTGCTTTTGCCACCATTACTCGGTTTCTGGGGAACTTTGGGCTTGGAACCGACAACATTTTCCTGCACTATCCTTAAGAAGAACGGCACCAGCCCGAAGAAGTTCCTGTTTGCTCTAGGATTTATCGTACCCTGCGTTGTGATAAGTGTTTcttatttatgcatttattgGCGTGTGAGGAAAAGTAGGCAGAATTTAAAGACGCATGCAGGTATTTCGAGGAAAAAATCTGTAGGTTTCCAACGAAGGGAAGACTCAAGAGTAACTAGACTGATGTTAACCATATTTCTCTGCTTCCTGTTGTGCTTCATGCCACTGATGCTGGCTAACGTAATCGacgataaaatgaaaattcctaTTTTACACGTGATTGCATCTGTATTAGCATGGGCCTCATCCGTTATCAATCCTTTCATCTATGCTGGCACTAACAAACTTTATAGAGAGGCATATAAACAAATCTTGTGTTCAGTTTCTGGAAAGACACCGAAGATGAGCTCAAAGCCGACTCATTCGCATTCGAGCAAAGTATCGACACCCCAAGGGAcctaa